CGGCGGTTAAGGGCATTGATGTTGGCGCGATTTCCTGTGTTACTTTAAAGGGGGTCGTTGTTTGTGCTTCAACTATTGACATTGGCAAAATTGAAAGAGCGAACAGCGCAATTATAGCTAGACCAATTATTTTTTTATGCAAATTTAAATCACATCATCAACTTTGGTCGGTTGAGTTTATAATTGTTATGCTCTAAATCGTAAGCTATATAGTCGAATTAACAATAACCCAACGAGTGGGCTAAAGCGTCAGCTTAACTATAGCGCTTAAAAAAGAAAAAAGTGGGTGTTATTTGGTTTTTAGACGGTTGTTTGCGCTTGAGGGGGCGTCACGGGTTGCGCTGTGCGCATAGTGAAGAAGGCAATAGCCAGCAGCAGTATACCAATCCAAATCAATATAGCGCCAAAGAAGAACAGCACCAGAACTATTGCACCAATAAAGATCAGCAGACCAGCGGTTGCAAATAAGCCGACTGAGGCTTTAGCAGCAAGCAGCTTAAACGAGCGCCAGAAGAAGTAGGTGGATACTATGGCGGTTATCCAGCCCACAATAAGCACAACTATGGCTGCAGTGATGAAGGGTATTATGTCAGTAAAGCTTATGGCGCTTGTGTCGGGTGTCATGCTTGAAATCGAGGGCAAAGTAGACAAGTTACCGTCCCATCCGGGGAAAATAGACATCAAGAAGTTAGTGATGTTAGGCAAAACAATGATAAAGGCCAAAGCCAACGCGACAACCGCACCGACAATCGCTACAATTACCCCGTAGACTGCTAAGCTGAAGATGCCACGTTCCCGGAAGTAGCCAGCGAGACCGTAGAGCGCGCCCAAGACTAGTATGAGACCAATGAGTTCAACGATGGCATAGGAGCTAATGTAGGGGAATACGCCGATGAGCATTAGAATTGCGCCGATGCCGCCCAGATATTTGCTTGATTCAGGAGTCATCAGTTTCTCCTCGGGTCTGTGTTCAGCTTTTTATAGATAAAAGCTTTTGCCCGATTATTAACTGTTGATGCCGCTTTTAGCTAAAAAAGTATCATTAACAAAACAAAAATGAAGAAATATAGATAAACACAAATCAGCTTGTTTTTGCGGCTTGCTTGGCGTCAATCCATCGTCGCATAGACGCAAAACCGCCCGTCACAAACCCAGCCAACAGTTGCCGACCCGTCCATAATAGCCCTGACAACACCATCAGAAAACCCAAAAACTGAACCCACAAAATCGGGCTACTCAAGGAGGGCGGAGAGTGAACATGAAAAGCATAACCATAATCAAGATCAGGTTGAACCCGAAACACCATATACGAAGAAGTAGCCAGTTGCCGAGCTGCATCCATGTTAGCAATCAAGGCAACAAACACAACAGCAAGCCCCAAAATACCCAACGCAAACAGGGAGGCTTTTTTGAATTTCTCAGTAGAGGCGGCGTACTTTAGCAACGTCGAGCTTTTTGCAACCAAGGACGCGGCAGCCAAACAGAAAAACGGCAACGCCTGATAGATGTATTTTACGGCGCTGGTGTAGGGGGCTTTTAAGTTAACGGACACCGCCAAATAAACCACCAACCCCACAATAAAGAAGATACCCAAAAAACAAATTGCATCAGATACCTGAATCCTCTTGTCAAAGCGCCGCCAAAACAGCAATCCAACCCCCAAAGAAACCAACGCCACCGCAAAAAAGCAGATTCCTAGACCGTAGTTGATGAGGAAATTGCTGGCGAAAAGGGGGGTGACGGCTACGTCTGGGAAGTTTAGGTCCTTGAAGTCATTATGCCCAAAGAAATACATGAGGTCAAATCCCAGGATGCCTTGGTACCACAGCAGATTCCCCAAAAGGGCAGGTAATCCAAATGCGGTTAGTTGGCTGAGGATGCGTTTGGAGTTTTTGGGGCGATGATAGAGGTACAACAGTAACAGCGGGACAAGCATAAAGACAGCGAAAAGTTTGGTGAGCAGCGCCAAAGCAAAAAAGACACCTGAAACCGCGGCTATTTTTACGGAGTTGCGTCGTATGGCTAAGATGCCGATGTAGAGGTAGGCAAGGCTGAGCAGCAGGCATTGGGTGTCTATTAGAAAGCTGCGACTCAATATGAGTTCCCATGGCGCCAAAGCAAAAAACGCCGCTGCAAACACCCCGGTAGATTTACTGTAGAGTTCTGCCCCCAACAAATACACAAGGACAATGCAGGCTAGCCCAAATGCAGTGATTAATGCGGCGCCGTTTTCTTCTGAGAAACCTACAAAATGGAAGTAGGCTGCTTCAGTGTAGAAACCCAAGGGTGGTTCGTTGAAGATGTTGCCGGTTGCGTTGTAGTAGGGGTAGCCCCATTTGAGAACACCTTGGGCTGTGTCGAGTTCTAGCTGCGTGTCGAGGGTTCGGTAGGGTCCCAGGGGGAGAGAAATTAGAATGGCGCCGATTAAGACGGCTAAGAGAGGATAGTATTCTTTTAGCAGTCTAGGGATGTTATGTTCGCCCGACATACCATCTCAGCCACCGTTGGAGTTCGGCAACTCCTCGGGAACCGTGATGGTGAGTCATATGCAGTCGTTGAAAAGATAAAGCTTTGCACAATCTACAAAAACAGCTCTAAGGTGAGCCAAAAAAAGGAGAACTAAACCCCAACAGGTTGAGGCGATGCAGACGGAGTCGGGGAGGGTTCAGGTTGCGGTTTTAGCTGGAAGAAAGCAATAGTCATCAAAAGCACAGCAACAATGATTAAGAATACACCAAAGACCATTATGGTTAACACGGCACCGATGAACAGCAGCATACCTGCAGTCGAGAATAACCCGACAGAAGCTTTTTTGGATAATCCCTTGAGAGCTTGCCAGCCCAAAAAGCCCGCCACCATGGTGAATATCCACATTATAGCAAAAACCTCCACTATGGGTCCAACGTAGGGGATTAGGGCAGTGGGTTCTAAGTTGGCGTCGAAAGTTAAGTTAGGCAGGTTGGTCCAGTCGCCTGTGAATCCGGGATAGAGAAGTGACATTAGGTCTGTTCCGAAGTTTGTGAAAAAGAACAGGTACACAAACCCAGCGATGGTTACGATGATGCCGATGATTAGGGCGATTAAGGTAAAGAGTCCGTTGTTGAATATGGCGCGGTCTTTGTAGTAGTCTGAGAGTCCATGCAGCCCCGCGAGCAGAAGTATGAAGCCTACGAATGCGGCTATTGCTAAGAGGGGTTCAAAGATAAAGCCTAAGAGACCAACAAGAATTAGTAGGGAACCAATGAAGCTTAAGTTCTTGCTTGATTGCAGAGTCATGGAGTTTCCTCTAAGCTTTGTCTGAGCCGTTGGGATAAAAACTTTTTGCGTTTCTAAAACGGTATAGAGGGTGAGGTTAGGTGGTTTTGGGGAATTCTTTGATGGTTTGGCCGGTTACAATGTTGAAGTAGGTTTGGAGGTAGATTTGACCGCTGGGGGTTAAGGTGTAGACTTTTCGGGCGCGTCCACCTGTTAACTGTTTGGTGCTCTCTACGAAGCCTTTGATTTCGAGTTCGTTTAGGGTTGGGTATAGGGCGCCGTGTCGGATTTTTATGTTGAAGTCTGCTTCGACTTGTTTTTTTATTTTATAGCCCCAGGTGGGTTTGGTGCTGATTATGCGTAGGAGTTGGATGTCTAGCAGGTTCTTGATTATGTGTTGTACAATTTCTTTTTTGTATTGTTCTGACATCAAGCGCTTCCTTGGCTGGTATGGGTGTATGTTTTGATTTATTTACTTTATGTTGGGTGGGGGGGTGGTGGGTATTGTTTGGGTATGTTTTGGTATGCTTTGTTTATGTCTGAACCTTTATATCGCTCGTATGGTAACTAAACTCTCAAGACACATATGTCCAAGAGTGGACATATTGTCTACACGTCTAACAGCAAAACTGTTGAACAAAAATACAGAAAGTGAAAAAATGTTGAAAGTAGCAAGCTCACAAAAAGAGGTCTCAACCAAACTCATGAAAGGACTGCTAGACATCATAATCCTCCAATACCTCAAAACCGAACCCATGCACGGCTACCAAATCATCACCAAAATCCGCAAAGGCTTCGGAGTCTACTTTGGCCCAAGCACAATCTACCCACTCCTCACCACCCTAGAAAAGAAAGGATACGTCGACAGCGAATGGAACATGAACTATGAACGCCCAAGGAAAATATACAAACTCACAACCGACGGACAAAGCATGCTCGACATAACCGAAGATTCACTAACGCTCATCTGCCGAAAAATCGGAAACCAAAACAGCGAAACAGACGAAACACCCCTAAACGCACTAACAGCAAAACGCCGAAGCTCCATACCAATACTTTAGAGCAGTAACCTCTGGGTTGTGGGTGGAGCTTTCTATTTTGGCTCAAATCAAATTCTAAACCATGTTATACCTGTTTTAAATATCTCTGTTGGCTTGTATATTACTCCCTCAGGTGACGGTCACTTGAAAGTAGCCAACGGCTTTGAAGAGTTAAAAAAAGAAACCGTAGAATTCTGCAGACACATCGCTGGACAATCAGAAGTCACAGCCGTTGCCCTACTAGACGCATTCTCCGAAAACGCATCCAAAGAACGAAACGTCTATGAAATCATAGCTATAATAAACGGGTTCCAACCGCGCCTGATGAATTACCTCAAAACTTTCAATTCTCAAACCATCGTTGTTTTCGCCGTGGATCAATGGATTTTTGAGCAGGACATCAATCGGGGGTTCCTAGGTGAAGCGGTGGCGGGCAGGTTAATTTTTCCATATTCGGCTTTTTTTGGCGGCGGCTACCTCAAAACGCAGGAAGCATCGCTTAAGAAGCGGCTGGTTTTGGAGGTGTTAGAGAACTTGGTATTTAGTTTCCCTGAGCTTGCTAATCGGCTTTTTATTAAACCGCAATATTTCCTCTACGAAGCCTTCTCGAGCCGTATCCGTGTGTTCCCGCTGTTAGCGTATAATCTTTCCGATTTGTCATCGTGCTTTGTTGAGAATGAACCTGACGCCATGCAAACCTACAACATGGTGCTAAAAGAGTTAGTTGCAGAGGGAAAAATCAACGCATCTGAGGGTTACATAACGATTTCTAAAGAGTTTATTGCTCAATGCCGTGACCCTCGCATACGCATCATCAATTTAGCCCGCAACGCGCCGCGTACGCTGTTTAACGCCATATTTGGGGTTGTTCCACAACTTCTCAACGTGGTCTCCCAAAACACTGAGGCGTTTCTAAAAACGCAAAAAATTAATTGGATGAAACAACCCTATAGTTGCGAATTCGTAGACCCGCAGAAATTCGTATTTGTCAAGACAGCGGAGGGAGAGGTTTCGTTAGCTGATAGGGTTGACATCAAAGGGTACGCCCGAAAAATACTTAAAAAAGACGCAGAAGCAGAAATCGAAGTTGAGCCAGTGGGCGGCGTATTAAATGACGTTTACCTTATCCGTACCCACGGCAACAGTGGGGAACGCAAGGTTTTGGCGAAGCGGTTTAAGGAGTGGTCGGGTTTTAAATGGTTCCCTCTGACTTTGTGGTCGTTTGGGGCGCGGTCCTTTGCGGTTTCGGGGCAGGCACGTTTGTCCAAAGAATGTGCCATAAGTGAACAGTTAATCGCCGCGGGGTTTGCGGTGCCCAAAATCCTCTACGTGAGCAACGTGGAGCGGTTGGTGTTTATGGAATTTATTGACGGAGAGAACCTCAGTTTAGCCATCAAACGCATAGCCACCGCCAACGATGATGAATCCATCGATGCGGATTTGGAAATTATTAGGCGGGTCGGAGCCATCCAAGCAGGCGTGCATGCTCAAAACATCTCGTTAGGCGACACCAAACCCGACAACGTCCTGATTAAGCCGGATGGCACCATCTATTTGATTGATTTTGAACAAGCCATGCAAAGTGGGGACTCAGCGTGGGACATCGCCGTGTTCCTCTACTACTGCGGGCACTATCTACAGCCCTTCTATAGCAACAGCAAAGCAGAAGCCATCGCCAAAGCTTTCATAGACGGCTACCTGCAGGGCGGTGGAGATGTGGAGGAAATCCGCAAAGCAGGCTTGACCAAGTACACGCGGGTGTTTAGCATATTTACGATGCCTGCAATAATGCTGGCTATTTCTAATGTTTGCAGAAAAGCACAAGCCACCAAGAAATAAATGAGGCTATAGAGTCAATATTTAGTGGTGGATTTTGTGAGTGATGAGTATTTCTATAAAGGGCTCTACAAGGTCAAAGTTTTGACGGAGAGCGAGGGCTACTGGTTGGTGGAGGCGCTTGAAGATTTTGATGACACCGAGAACTGTGAAAAAGTGCATGTCAAAGCGGGGGAACAACGCATTGTGCCTCGGGGCGAGTTGCATAAGCACAAGGTGTTGGCGCCGCCGTATCCTGAGCACTTGTATGAACGGCGGTTGGAGAAGAAGGTTAAACGTATGGTTGAGGAATACGAGAAAAAAGCTCAACCTTGACTGTTTTTGGGCGGTTGCAGGGCAGTTAGTTTGGCTTTCATAAACATGTAAGTTACTGCGAAAACGAAAATCGAGGCAATTACCCCAAAGATGAGAACATATGCAAGGGTGGTCAGTTTTGAATTGTCGGGGGTTGGGGTTGACTGGGCGGTTGCGGTCAGTATACAACTAAACAGTATGGCTACAGATAGAAAAGCCGCGATAATCTGCCGTTTGTTACTTGCCATATTCTGTCCCATACCGCAGTGGACGCGTATTCTTTTAAGCCTTGCTTACGAAAACAACCAACTAACCGCATGCTTTTCTGGTTGGCTATTGTTAAGATATAAAAGGTTGAAACCACCAACAAAAAGGGTGTGATATAACATGGTCTTGGCACGCTTAACCGTTTGGAAATTTAAGGAGGGCCAAAGAGAGGCAGCCTTCCAAAAACTTGACAACTTCCTAAACGAATCTACCCGCCACGCAGAGGGCTTCCGCGGATACATGTCTATGTTTTCCATCCAAGACCCCAACCAAGCATCCACGTTAACGCTTTGGCAGGATGAAGAAGCACTGCAACAATCCGAAAAAGGCGTGTTCGTCGAGACCATCAAAAAAATCAAAGATGCACTCGAAGGCGAACCCAAAACCGAGAGCTACAAGGTGTTCTCAACCGAGCTATTCCTACGCACAGAAAAATTACCCCCAAAAGACGCGGTTGCATAGTGAAACCACAAACGTTTAAGTGAACCCAACCGCTTCCCCTATAGTATAAGCTTCTGCTTTTAAGCAAATTTTCAGGAAACACGATTAATGTCTCAACAAGAAGTCCGAACCGAAATCACCTGCAGCGACTGCGGCAAAACCACCACGGTCCCCTTCAAACCCAAACAAGGCAAAGCCGTATACTGCAGAGAATGCCTCGCAAAACACCGACCCAAACCCAAAACCCACAAAACCACCATCACCCATGAAGAAAAACAGGCATGGTCACGACGACGCAACCACTGGAAATAAGTCACACAAAATATTTGGCGCCTATTTGGATCCTATTAGTGGTTCTATGCAGAAACCTAAGAGGGGTAGGTCCGTATTGCTTGAAAACAAGCACATTAGCATGTTGAAAACCAGCAGATATTCCCAACCTATTTGTGCTATAAATTAGGTATAGCTGCAAACCCAACTTGGCGTTCTTTAGATTTGGACAAAATATATAATTCGCTGTGTTACCTGTGCCTCTATTTGGTGCAAAATTACTGATGCAAGCCCCCGCAAGCCCCAAGATAACATGGAAAACGGTGCTGTTTCCCCTGCTGGGTCTAGTGGGGTTTTTCCTCTACATCCTCATATTCCAAGTGGACCTCGTCGAAGTCATACAAACCGCCGCCACCGCCAACCCCCTCATCTACGCCGCCGCCATCATCTGCGGACTCCTCGAAGTCCTCTTCTACACCATCTCATGGAAAGTTTTAGCCAACCACCTCGACATCAAAATGAGCCTGACCAAAGCATACCTCTACGTCTGGTACGGCCTCTACGTCGACATCGTTATCCCAGCGGAATCGGTCAGCGGAGAAATCGCCCGCGCCTACCTCGTCACCCGAGACCGCTGCGGCAGCTTCGCCAAAGCCATCGCATCCCTCTTCACCCACCGCCTCTTAGGCATGGCAATGAACGTGGTTGTGCTCATTGTGGGGGTGATTTTGCTTTTCTTCGAGGGGCAATTCGCTTCAGCTATTTTTGACCTCATAGTCTTCATAGCCATCGGCATAACCGCCATCCTAACCGCCATGACGATACTGGCGTTTAAGCGGGTCTGGACGCTGCGAGTCATTGACTGGACAACTAATCTGGTGAAGAAAATCTCGCGGGGCAGATGGACTCTCACGCGGTTCCGCGAAGAAGCTTTCCAAATCACCGACCACTTCCACGACGCCATGACGGAGTACCGCCACAACCCCAAACCGCTGGCGCAATCACTGTTTTATCTCGCCGTCACATGGTTCTTTAGCCTAAGCATCCCTTACCTGGTCTTTATCGCGCTTGACTACCCAGTGTCTTGGAGCATCATATTCATCACCTCCGCCATCGTGTTAGCCGTCAAATCCATCCCCGCAGGCATCCCCTTCGAAGTTGGATTACCCGAAGCCACCATGACCACACTATTCATAGCCATGGGCGTCCCACCAGAAATCAGCGCAACCGCAACAATCCTCACCCGCATCATCACACTATGGTTCCGTTTCTTCATAGGCTTCGCCGCCCAACAATGGCTGGAACTCAAACCCGCAATCCAAACCAGCCCAGACGATATAGAAAAAACTAAAAGCAAAACGAACCCAATTAGCTGTTAGGAGCAAAATGGGTATTATTATTGAGACGGCGACCCTAAAGCTCCTCGATAGGCTCTATGAAATCGAGGGGCAATGCTTCGATGAGGAGGCTTTTACCAGACGCCAAATCGCCTATTTGCTCACCGATTATAACACATTAGCGTTGGATGCCAAAGTGGATAGCGAAGTCGCCGGGTTCATCATAGCCCAAATCGAAACCGACGAGGAAACCGCCCAGTTTGGTCACATCATAACCCTAAACGTAGCCCCCAAGTACCGACGCAAACAAGTCGCAAACCAACTCCTCCAAGAAATTGAGAGCTTGCTAAAACAGCGAGCCATAATGGAGTGCCGCCTCGAAGTCCGCGAAGACAACCACATAGCCATTAAGCTTTACCAAAAACGCGGCTACCAACTCGTCGGAAAACTAGAAAAATACTACGGGAAAAAACATGGGCTTTACCTAAAAAAAGCTCTATAAGCCGTCAAAAAGCTGCCGCCACGCCATGTACGAACAAAAGTTTAAATGAACAGACGCCGTAGGACATGGGTAGGTGGGGAGATACGGGAGAATCACGTGGAAGGAAATCGAACGAACAAACCCTTGTCAAAACCATCGTTGTTTTGATTCGTAACACCACTTGGCGATGTGGCAAACTCGAAAAATCCATCGTGAAACACCTCTACAAACGCCACGAAAACTTTGGCAAACCCGGTGTATCCGTAAAGGACATAATGCAGAACCTCAACATCACCGGCGAGAAAAAAGATGAATGCTTAGATGCATTGCGCAGACTCGAAAAAAGGAATATAGTGAAAATAACGCCACTCTAACTTCTTTTTTTCTTAACCCAAAAAAAGTCAAATTCTGAACAAACAAAACAAAAAGGAGAGAGACTACTTTTTGAGTAGCTCAGCTTCGGTGGGCGGCGCCTTAATCAAACCATGCTTCATCAACAAATCAGTCGAAGCCCGCGCATTCTTGATAATCGAGGACGCACGCTCATACAATTCAGCTCGACTAGGCTTGACACGCGCCACACCCTGCTCAATCGACTTCAAAGCACACGCCACGGCTTCGCGAGGAAACACTTCCCACTCATCCATCCGCGGCAGCAAATTATCCTCATCCATACCCCGCTCCTCTGCGTAGGCTGCAAGCTCCGTGGCAGCGGCAATGCACATGTCATCAGTTACCGTTTTGGCTTTCACATCGAGTACACCGCGGAATATGGCTGGGAATCCGAGGCTGTTGTTAACTTGGTTAGGGAAGTCACTGCGTCCCGTTGCGACGATGCGTGCTCCTGCGTCTTTGGCGTCCCAAGGCCAGATTTCGGGGATGGGATTCGCGCAAGCAAACACGATGGAGTCATCAGCCATTGTGCGGATCCAGTCCTGCTTGATGGTGCCGGGACCGGGTTTAGAAGCCGCAACCACAGCGTCGACGCCTCGGAAGGCTTCAGCTATGTCGCCTTGGCGGTTTTCGCCGTTGGTTTTCTGGGTAACATCGTATTTCCAGGGGTCTTCGGCTTCTTTGATGTCGGGGCGACCTTTGTAGAGAACACCTTTGGTGTCGGCTAGTATTATGTTGCCTGGTTTGACGCCCCACGCCATAAGCACGTAAGCGGTGCGGATGTTGGCGGCGCCTGAACCGACGAGGGTAATGAGGCTTTCTTTGGGTTTTTTGCCCACCAACTTAAACGCATTCATTAATCCAGCTAAAATCACGGTCGCGGTGCCTTGCTGGTCATCATGCCAAACAGGTACCTGCATCTCCGCGCGGGCTTTCTCGAGCACATGGAAACATTTGGGTTTCTCAATGTCTTCGAGGTTAATGCCTCCAAAGGTGGGTTCAAGCGCTTTGCAGATGCGTACAATTTCGTCGGGGTCCTTGGTTCGTAGACAGATGGGGAATGCGTCGACGCCGCCGAGGTACTTGAACAGGAGTGCTTTGCCCTCCATAACGGGCATGGCGGCTTCGGGTCCTATGTCGCCTAACCCCAAGACACGTGTTCCGTCAGTTACGACGGCGACGTAGTTCCATCGGTTGGTTAACTCGAAGGATTTGTCGGGGTCTTCGTGGATTTGGCGGCAGGCTGCGGCGACGCCGGGGGTGTACCATATGGCGAAGTCGTCTACGCTGCGGATGGTGCATTTGGGGATAACTTGCATTTTGCCCTCGTAGAATCGGTGCATGGGCGGGGAGAGTTCGGCGGGTTTTTTGGCTTTTGCCAGTAACTCTTCCACAGTTGGTTTGGGTTCATTTTTTGATGGGGTAACCATTCGGTTTTTACTCCTGTCCATCTAAGGGAAAAACAACATGAGGATTTTAAATTTATCTTCCACTTGAGGCAAGTTTGAAGAGCAAACTCTCAAGCGCCCACTAAACTCGGAGGATTGCCTTAGGGGTTTTAGGTTTATGAAAAAATATTAAAAAAAGAAAAAAATCTTTTCTTCTCTAATTCAGGTTATGAGGCTTAGTACCTTGGTCGGTAACCGCCGCCACCGCGACGATCGCCACCACGACGATCTCCGCCATAGCCGCCACTGCCGCCGCCACGTCGGTCTCTTCCGCCGTAGCCGCCGCCACCGCCGCCGAATCCGCGTCCGCCGCCTCTGCCGCCTCCGCCTCTGAATGGTCTGCGTTGTTGTTCATAGGTCTTGCTGGATACGTTGTTTTCTGTGTTAACTTCTGCTTCGAGGGGTGCTTCTGCGGCTTCGAGTTTGCCGTATTTACCGATGTTTAGGCGGATGTTTCCTTTAAAGAGGGTAACATAACCGTTTTCAACACGTACAGTTTCGCCTTCATTGACTTTGTCAATGTTGTCATCCCATAATGTGAGGTAGACTACACCTGTTTCGTCGCCAACGAGTGCGTCGCTGACTTTGTGGGGTGAGCCGTCTCTGCCCATTGGGATTTCTCTGACTTCTGTTTTAGATACTACTTTGGCCGTGACATTAACCGCTTTAGATTGTGGAGTTAAGTCGCCGACTTTTGCTTCTACGGGTTCCTTTTTGTTTTCGAAAAAACCTTCAACAGCCAATTGATTTCAACACCTATTTTGTGGTCTGAAACATAAGTTAAATTTTTGAACACTTAAGTGTTTCGCTTGTCTGCATAAGGGGTATTTGGCGTTGTACATATTAGTTTGAAGCTGCCTTTAGGAGATTTATGAATAAGAGAACGACCGCAATTGCAATAGTGCTAATAATCGCAGTTTTTCTGGGTTCGATGTGGATTGGATACAACGTTTCTAGGCAAAACCAAAACAACGAT
This genomic stretch from Candidatus Bathyarchaeota archaeon harbors:
- a CDS encoding GNAT family N-acetyltransferase, which encodes MGIIIETATLKLLDRLYEIEGQCFDEEAFTRRQIAYLLTDYNTLALDAKVDSEVAGFIIAQIETDEETAQFGHIITLNVAPKYRRKQVANQLLQEIESLLKQRAIMECRLEVREDNHIAIKLYQKRGYQLVGKLEKYYGKKHGLYLKKAL
- a CDS encoding PadR family transcriptional regulator — encoded protein: MSEQYKKEIVQHIIKNLLDIQLLRIISTKPTWGYKIKKQVEADFNIKIRHGALYPTLNELEIKGFVESTKQLTGGRARKVYTLTPSGQIYLQTYFNIVTGQTIKEFPKTT
- a CDS encoding phosphotransferase, encoding MKVANGFEELKKETVEFCRHIAGQSEVTAVALLDAFSENASKERNVYEIIAIINGFQPRLMNYLKTFNSQTIVVFAVDQWIFEQDINRGFLGEAVAGRLIFPYSAFFGGGYLKTQEASLKKRLVLEVLENLVFSFPELANRLFIKPQYFLYEAFSSRIRVFPLLAYNLSDLSSCFVENEPDAMQTYNMVLKELVAEGKINASEGYITISKEFIAQCRDPRIRIINLARNAPRTLFNAIFGVVPQLLNVVSQNTEAFLKTQKINWMKQPYSCEFVDPQKFVFVKTAEGEVSLADRVDIKGYARKILKKDAEAEIEVEPVGGVLNDVYLIRTHGNSGERKVLAKRFKEWSGFKWFPLTLWSFGARSFAVSGQARLSKECAISEQLIAAGFAVPKILYVSNVERLVFMEFIDGENLSLAIKRIATANDDESIDADLEIIRRVGAIQAGVHAQNISLGDTKPDNVLIKPDGTIYLIDFEQAMQSGDSAWDIAVFLYYCGHYLQPFYSNSKAEAIAKAFIDGYLQGGGDVEEIRKAGLTKYTRVFSIFTMPAIMLAISNVCRKAQATKK
- a CDS encoding DUF996 domain-containing protein, encoding MTPESSKYLGGIGAILMLIGVFPYISSYAIVELIGLILVLGALYGLAGYFRERGIFSLAVYGVIVAIVGAVVALALAFIIVLPNITNFLMSIFPGWDGNLSTLPSISSMTPDTSAISFTDIIPFITAAIVVLIVGWITAIVSTYFFWRSFKLLAAKASVGLFATAGLLIFIGAIVLVLFFFGAILIWIGILLLAIAFFTMRTAQPVTPPQAQTTV
- a CDS encoding OB-fold nucleic acid binding domain-containing protein, with the protein product MAVEGFFENKKEPVEAKVGDLTPQSKAVNVTAKVVSKTEVREIPMGRDGSPHKVSDALVGDETGVVYLTLWDDNIDKVNEGETVRVENGYVTLFKGNIRLNIGKYGKLEAAEAPLEAEVNTENNVSSKTYEQQRRPFRGGGGRGGGRGFGGGGGGYGGRDRRGGGSGGYGGDRRGGDRRGGGGYRPRY
- a CDS encoding flippase-like domain-containing protein; the encoded protein is MQAPASPKITWKTVLFPLLGLVGFFLYILIFQVDLVEVIQTAATANPLIYAAAIICGLLEVLFYTISWKVLANHLDIKMSLTKAYLYVWYGLYVDIVIPAESVSGEIARAYLVTRDRCGSFAKAIASLFTHRLLGMAMNVVVLIVGVILLFFEGQFASAIFDLIVFIAIGITAILTAMTILAFKRVWTLRVIDWTTNLVKKISRGRWTLTRFREEAFQITDHFHDAMTEYRHNPKPLAQSLFYLAVTWFFSLSIPYLVFIALDYPVSWSIIFITSAIVLAVKSIPAGIPFEVGLPEATMTTLFIAMGVPPEISATATILTRIITLWFRFFIGFAAQQWLELKPAIQTSPDDIEKTKSKTNPISC
- a CDS encoding NADP-dependent malic enzyme, with amino-acid sequence MVTPSKNEPKPTVEELLAKAKKPAELSPPMHRFYEGKMQVIPKCTIRSVDDFAIWYTPGVAAACRQIHEDPDKSFELTNRWNYVAVVTDGTRVLGLGDIGPEAAMPVMEGKALLFKYLGGVDAFPICLRTKDPDEIVRICKALEPTFGGINLEDIEKPKCFHVLEKARAEMQVPVWHDDQQGTATVILAGLMNAFKLVGKKPKESLITLVGSGAANIRTAYVLMAWGVKPGNIILADTKGVLYKGRPDIKEAEDPWKYDVTQKTNGENRQGDIAEAFRGVDAVVAASKPGPGTIKQDWIRTMADDSIVFACANPIPEIWPWDAKDAGARIVATGRSDFPNQVNNSLGFPAIFRGVLDVKAKTVTDDMCIAAATELAAYAEERGMDEDNLLPRMDEWEVFPREAVACALKSIEQGVARVKPSRAELYERASSIIKNARASTDLLMKHGLIKAPPTEAELLKK
- a CDS encoding PadR family transcriptional regulator; the encoded protein is MLKVASSQKEVSTKLMKGLLDIIILQYLKTEPMHGYQIITKIRKGFGVYFGPSTIYPLLTTLEKKGYVDSEWNMNYERPRKIYKLTTDGQSMLDITEDSLTLICRKIGNQNSETDETPLNALTAKRRSSIPIL
- a CDS encoding antibiotic biosynthesis monooxygenase; amino-acid sequence: MVLARLTVWKFKEGQREAAFQKLDNFLNESTRHAEGFRGYMSMFSIQDPNQASTLTLWQDEEALQQSEKGVFVETIKKIKDALEGEPKTESYKVFSTELFLRTEKLPPKDAVA
- a CDS encoding glycosyltransferase family 39 protein: MSGEHNIPRLLKEYYPLLAVLIGAILISLPLGPYRTLDTQLELDTAQGVLKWGYPYYNATGNIFNEPPLGFYTEAAYFHFVGFSEENGAALITAFGLACIVLVYLLGAELYSKSTGVFAAAFFALAPWELILSRSFLIDTQCLLLSLAYLYIGILAIRRNSVKIAAVSGVFFALALLTKLFAVFMLVPLLLLYLYHRPKNSKRILSQLTAFGLPALLGNLLWYQGILGFDLMYFFGHNDFKDLNFPDVAVTPLFASNFLINYGLGICFFAVALVSLGVGLLFWRRFDKRIQVSDAICFLGIFFIVGLVVYLAVSVNLKAPYTSAVKYIYQALPFFCLAAASLVAKSSTLLKYAASTEKFKKASLFALGILGLAVVFVALIANMDAARQLATSSYMVFRVQPDLDYGYAFHVHSPPSLSSPILWVQFLGFLMVLSGLLWTGRQLLAGFVTGGFASMRRWIDAKQAAKTS
- a CDS encoding DUF996 domain-containing protein codes for the protein MTLQSSKNLSFIGSLLILVGLLGFIFEPLLAIAAFVGFILLLAGLHGLSDYYKDRAIFNNGLFTLIALIIGIIVTIAGFVYLFFFTNFGTDLMSLLYPGFTGDWTNLPNLTFDANLEPTALIPYVGPIVEVFAIMWIFTMVAGFLGWQALKGLSKKASVGLFSTAGMLLFIGAVLTIMVFGVFLIIVAVLLMTIAFFQLKPQPEPSPTPSASPQPVGV